Proteins from one Daphnia pulicaria isolate SC F1-1A chromosome 3, SC_F0-13Bv2, whole genome shotgun sequence genomic window:
- the LOC124329491 gene encoding cyclin-dependent kinase 5 activator 1-like: MGTVMSFNPRETRSSVGTTSDTQNHLRHSKDAILQSTTSQMDHAINKSLVAIIRDENDIRDGQLERNFRKSSMFINSLSWKRLSNPASQKKKMEVHNATISNRVSVLRTPLDNVHPMLDNNKNIQKSYYTLKANDYFEPTFQTKTTIRPPLTLSVTPFESKSSCNHNRKTDKNYVTQDQLEQKTQKSTNANANRNNNNRAVAHSKPSVNKAKKTVVQASTSELLRCFGVFLFRRCHRLKDFQAADAVMWLRMVDRSLLLQGWQDIGFVNPSNVVFVYLIVKQIVTENVESEQELQSIVLTCLYLSYSYMGNEISYPLKPFLVDSDRSRFWSRCLFIIDRLSSDMLRLNSEPAFFTEVFSELKSYGTTPFQS; encoded by the exons ATGGGAACGGTCATGAGTTTTAATCCTCGTGAAACCCGATCGTCGGTCGGCACGACGTCAGACACTCAAAATCATCTTCGTCACAGCAAAGACGCCATTTTGCAATCAACCACCAGTCAAATGGATCACGCCATCAATAAATCTCTTGTCGCAATCATCCGCGATGAAAACGACATTCGAGACGGGCAGCTCGAACGCAATTTTCGTAAGTCGTCCATGTTTATCAATTCGCTCAGTTGGAAGCGACTTTCCAACCCGGCttctcagaaaaaaaagatggaggtTCACAACGCCACAATCTCGAATCGTGTCTCCGTTTTGCGAACACCGTTAGACAACGTCCACCCCATGCTagataacaataaaaacattcaaaaatcgtATTACACGTTGAAAGCTAACGACTACTTTGAACCGACATTTCAAACGAAAACAACTATTCGTCCACCCTTGACGCTGTCGGTAACGCCATTCGAGTCGAAGAGTTCGTGCAATCACAACcggaaaacagacaaaaattaCGTGACTCAAGATCAACTGGagcaaaaaacacaaaaatccaCTAACGCTAACGCCaacaggaataataataaccgaGCGGTCGCTCACAGCAAGCCCAGCGTCAACAAGGCTAAGAAAACGGTGGTTCAAGCATCGACTTCCGAACTTCTTCGCTGTTTTGGAGTTTTTCTGTTCCGTCGGTGTCACCGACTGAAAGATTTTCAAGCCGCAGATGCCGTGATGTGGCTCAGAATGGTGGATCGCAGTCTCTTGTTGCAAGGCTggcag GATATTGGCTTTGTTAACCCTTCGAACGTCGTGTTCGTCTACCTGATTGTTAAACAAATAGTGACCGAGAATGTCGAATCGGAGCAGGAACTGCAGTCTATCGTCCTCACGTGTTTGTACTTGTCCTACTCGTACATGGGCAATGAAATTTCGTATCCCCTGAAACCGTTTCTTGTCGATTCTGATCGGAGCCGCTTCTGGAGCCGTTGCCTCTTCATTATAGATCGACTTTCAAGTGACATGTTGCGACTCAACTCAGAACCAGCATTTTTTACCGAAGTCTTTAGCGAGCTGAAATCTTATGGCACTACTCCATTCCAGTCCTAA
- the LOC124329490 gene encoding leucine-rich repeat flightless-interacting protein 2-like isoform X1 produces MDSVGNIGSRKRVAGNHYSAEEQALDQIAKEAESRLVARRLARAEARDIRMRELEKQQKEMEENADRQFTADSSMDINPKIPVSRTVSTGVPLAGNNRPILGSTGSFQSSRRGSEDSTDENPGQSMTLRDLRQELKELEEKFRKAMVQNAQSDNEKASLMYQVELFKDKIEDMDEAYALLQKEHKDKHRECEDSKREMMRIQQELNYNRYILEERDKMIQEHGLVIVGEDEDSDENTTTAVRKTPKKVLVSTDVASLLEKAGDGSLDVRIRRLTEEKNELCDQLRRVKLDLEEERTKSMYRDRPISSAPGLPNGPIGDLSEWQKEAVAKQVNDYKIKLQKADQEIATLQATVARLETQVTRFRVTAETLEKSEDELKVEKRKLQRELRETQTKMEELETSHNHLQRRLDKLKTAKSALLKEI; encoded by the exons atggataGTGTTGGTAATATTGGTAGTAGAAAACGTGTGGCAGGAAATCATTATTCTGCAGAAGAACAGGCTCTGGATCAGATTGCTAAAGAG GCAGAGTCTAGGCTTGTTGCAAGACGACTGGCCAGAGCTGAAGCACGTGACATTCGTATGAGAGAACTTGAAAAGCAGcagaaagaaatggaagaaaatgcTGATCGCCAGTTTACTGCAGACAGTAGCATGG ATATAAACCCAAAGATACCAGTTAGTAGAACTGTTAGCACTGGTGTACCTCTAGCAGGGAATAACAGACCAATACTTGGAAGTACTGGTAGCTTTCAATCCAGTCGCCGTGGTTCAGAAGACTCAACTGATGAAAATCCTGGCCAGTCAATGACATTACGAGATCTTAGG caAGAACTCAAGGAATTGGAAGAAAAGTTCCGAAAAGCAATGGTTCAGAATGCCCAATCTGATAATGAAAAAGCTTCATTGATGTATCAGGTGGAGCTATTCAAAGACAAAATAGAAGATATGGATGAAGCTTATGCACTCCTTCAG AAAGAACACAAAGACAAGCATCGCGAATGTGAAGATTCGAAGAGGGAAATGATGAGAATTCAGCAAGAGCTTAATTACAACCGCTATATTCTTGAGGAACGTGATAAAATGATTCAG GAACATGGATTAGTCATTGTCGGTGAAGATGAGGATAGTGATGAAAATACGACCACTGCTGTACGAAAGACTCCAAAGAAAGTCTTAGTTTCCACTGATGTAGCTTCTTTATTGGAAAAGGCGGGTGATGGATCACTCG ATGTACGGATACGGAGATTGACTGAAGAGAAAAACGAGTTATGTGATCAGCTGAGGCGTGTTAAACTGGATTTAGAAGAGGAACGCACAAAATCCATGTATCGAGATAGGCCGATTTCTAGCGCTCCTGGATTACCTAACGGTCCAATCGGCGATCTTTCAGAATGGCAGA AGGAAGCAGTTGCCAAACAGGTTAATGACTACAAAATAAAGCTTCAGAAAGCAGATCAAGAAATCGCAACTCTTCAAGCAACG GTTGCTCGGCTGGAGACACAAGTTACTCGCTTTAGAGTGACCGCTGAAACGTTAGAAAAATCTGAAGATGAACTAAAAGTGGAAAAACGTAAACTTCAAAGAGAG CTAAGAGAAACTCAGACCAAAATGGAAGAACTTGAAACATCACACAACCATTTACAGCGACGACTAGATAAACTGAAAACCGCAAAATCAGctcttttgaaagaaatttaa
- the LOC124329490 gene encoding leucine-rich repeat flightless-interacting protein 2-like isoform X2, with amino-acid sequence MDSVGNIGSRKRVAGNHYSAEEQALDQIAKEAESRLVARRLARAEARDIRMRELEKQQKEMEENADRQFTADSSMDINPKIPVSRTVSTGVPLAGNNRPILGSTGSFQSSRRGSEDSTDENPGQSMTLRDLRQELKELEEKFRKAMVQNAQSDNEKASLMYQVELFKDKIEDMDEAYALLQKEHKDKHRECEDSKREMMRIQQELNYNRYILEERDKMIQEHGLVIVGEDEDSDENTTTAVRKTPKKVLVSTDVASLLEKAGDGSLDVRIRRLTEEKNELCDQLRRVKLDLEEERTKSMYRDRPISSAPGLPNGPIGDLSEWQKEAVAKQVNDYKIKLQKADQEIATLQATVARLETQVTRFRVTAETLEKSEDELKVEKRKLQRELREVKQLLDETDTARRTLQRQYDKLKHGR; translated from the exons atggataGTGTTGGTAATATTGGTAGTAGAAAACGTGTGGCAGGAAATCATTATTCTGCAGAAGAACAGGCTCTGGATCAGATTGCTAAAGAG GCAGAGTCTAGGCTTGTTGCAAGACGACTGGCCAGAGCTGAAGCACGTGACATTCGTATGAGAGAACTTGAAAAGCAGcagaaagaaatggaagaaaatgcTGATCGCCAGTTTACTGCAGACAGTAGCATGG ATATAAACCCAAAGATACCAGTTAGTAGAACTGTTAGCACTGGTGTACCTCTAGCAGGGAATAACAGACCAATACTTGGAAGTACTGGTAGCTTTCAATCCAGTCGCCGTGGTTCAGAAGACTCAACTGATGAAAATCCTGGCCAGTCAATGACATTACGAGATCTTAGG caAGAACTCAAGGAATTGGAAGAAAAGTTCCGAAAAGCAATGGTTCAGAATGCCCAATCTGATAATGAAAAAGCTTCATTGATGTATCAGGTGGAGCTATTCAAAGACAAAATAGAAGATATGGATGAAGCTTATGCACTCCTTCAG AAAGAACACAAAGACAAGCATCGCGAATGTGAAGATTCGAAGAGGGAAATGATGAGAATTCAGCAAGAGCTTAATTACAACCGCTATATTCTTGAGGAACGTGATAAAATGATTCAG GAACATGGATTAGTCATTGTCGGTGAAGATGAGGATAGTGATGAAAATACGACCACTGCTGTACGAAAGACTCCAAAGAAAGTCTTAGTTTCCACTGATGTAGCTTCTTTATTGGAAAAGGCGGGTGATGGATCACTCG ATGTACGGATACGGAGATTGACTGAAGAGAAAAACGAGTTATGTGATCAGCTGAGGCGTGTTAAACTGGATTTAGAAGAGGAACGCACAAAATCCATGTATCGAGATAGGCCGATTTCTAGCGCTCCTGGATTACCTAACGGTCCAATCGGCGATCTTTCAGAATGGCAGA AGGAAGCAGTTGCCAAACAGGTTAATGACTACAAAATAAAGCTTCAGAAAGCAGATCAAGAAATCGCAACTCTTCAAGCAACG GTTGCTCGGCTGGAGACACAAGTTACTCGCTTTAGAGTGACCGCTGAAACGTTAGAAAAATCTGAAGATGAACTAAAAGTGGAAAAACGTAAACTTCAAAGAGAG CTACGAGAGGTCAAACAGCTCCTTGATGAAACGGATACGGCGCGTCGTACGCTGCAGCGCCAGTATGATAAGCTGAAACATGGGCGATAA
- the LOC124329320 gene encoding NADPH:adrenodoxin oxidoreductase, mitochondrial-like isoform X2, with translation MWSRTTKNIKNVVSYFRAVNFSSQVVCHQKVCIVGSGPAGFYTAQHLLKNCPTLEIDMFEKLPVPFGLVRYGVAPDHPDVKNVINTFTAIAKSGRLQFVGNVTVGKDVTLNDLRNAYDVVVLAYGAAQDRWLGISGENLCNVVSARKFVGWYNGLPEESHLKFDLDAETAVIIGQGNVALDIARILLTPIDMLKKTDIAQHALEALSRSKIKNVKIVGRRGPLQVAFTIKELREMIKLPGNSYRIHLENPEYIDACLPKTSRPRKRLTELMLQSSSMKRSEEDSSKQWELIFHRTPIKIVGDSNANKVNGLVVGINHLTGDDWENPQVEDTGLRETIPCGMILKSIGYKSLPLSDELPFDHAKGIIRQTEGRVEGMQGVFCSGWVASGPVGVIASTMQSGHDVGKRIIEDLKNGIVGTGTRKPGRDAILSQLEARNVEPVTFVEWEALDNEERERASML, from the exons ATGTGGAGTAGGACGACAAAAAATATCAAGAACGTTGTAAGTTATTTCAGAGCTGTAAATTTCTCATCTCAAGTAGTCTGTCATCAAAAAGTATGCATTGTTGGAAGTGGACCTGCAGGATTTTACACTGCTCAACATCTTCTTAAG AATTGCCCAACCCTTGAAATAGATATGTTTGAAAAGCTACCTGTGCCTTTTGGATTGGTCAG atatggGGTAGCCCCAGATCATCCTGATGTGAAAAACGTGATAAATACATTCACGGCTATTGCCAAGTCTGGTAGGCTACAGTTTGTTGGAAATGTTACAGTTGGAAAAGATGTTACCCTAAATGATTTGAGAAATGCTTATGATGTAGTGGTTTTG GCTTATGGTGCTGCACAAGACAGGTGGTTAGGCATTTCTGGAGAAAATTTATGTAATGTAGTGTCTGCAAGAAAATTTGTGGGGTGGTATAATGGGTTACCTGAAGAAAGCCATCTTAAGTTTGATTTGGATGCTGAAACAGCTGTTATTATAGGACAAGGAAATGTTGCATTGGATATTGCCAGAATACTTCTCACTCCAATAGATATGTTAAAG aAAACTGATATTGCTCAACATGCTTTAGAAGCTCTTAGccgaagtaaaataaaaaatgttaaaattgtcGGAAGACGAGGACCTTTGCAG GTCGCTTTTACCATCAAGGAATTGAGAGAAATGATTAAACTTCCAGGAAATTCCTATCGGATTCATCTTGAAAATCCGGAATATATCGATGCATGTCTTCCta AAACCTCTAGGCCTAGAAAAAGACTCACAGAATTGATGCTGCAATCTTCCAGTATGAAGCGATCAGAAGAGGACTCGTCAAAGCAATGGGAGTTAATTTTTCATCGAACTCCGATAAAAATAGTCGGAGACTCAAACGCGAATAAAGTTAACGGATTAGTGGTAGGCATCAATCACTTAACGGGAGATGACTGGGAGAATCCTCAAGTAGAAGATACAGGTCTTAGAGAAACTATACCTTGTggaatgattttaaaaagcatCGGATATAAGAGCCTTCCCTTGTCCGATGAACTACCTTTTGACCATGCCAAAGGGATTATTCGCCAAACAGAAGGAAGAGTAGAAGGAATGCAAG GGGTATTCTGCAGTGGATGGGTGGCAAGCGGACCTGTTGGAGTCATAGCATCAACTATGCAAAGTGGTCATGATGTCGGAAAGAGAATTAttgaagatttaaaaaatggaattgttGGAACTGGGACAAGGAAACCAGGCCGTGATGCTATTTTATCCCAACTTGAAGCAAGAAATGTTGAACCTGTAACATTTGTAGAATGGGAAGCCTTGGATAACGAAGAGCGTGAACGTG CTTCAATGCTGTAG
- the LOC124329320 gene encoding NADPH:adrenodoxin oxidoreductase, mitochondrial-like isoform X1 — protein sequence MWSRTTKNIKNVVSYFRAVNFSSQVVCHQKVCIVGSGPAGFYTAQHLLKNCPTLEIDMFEKLPVPFGLVRYGVAPDHPDVKNVINTFTAIAKSGRLQFVGNVTVGKDVTLNDLRNAYDVVVLAYGAAQDRWLGISGENLCNVVSARKFVGWYNGLPEESHLKFDLDAETAVIIGQGNVALDIARILLTPIDMLKKTDIAQHALEALSRSKIKNVKIVGRRGPLQVAFTIKELREMIKLPGNSYRIHLENPEYIDACLPKTSRPRKRLTELMLQSSSMKRSEEDSSKQWELIFHRTPIKIVGDSNANKVNGLVVGINHLTGDDWENPQVEDTGLRETIPCGMILKSIGYKSLPLSDELPFDHAKGIIRQTEGRVEGMQGVFCSGWVASGPVGVIASTMQSGHDVGKRIIEDLKNGIVGTGTRKPGRDAILSQLEARNVEPVTFVEWEALDNEERERGKYQKKPREKIVDVREMIDIAKKGQS from the exons ATGTGGAGTAGGACGACAAAAAATATCAAGAACGTTGTAAGTTATTTCAGAGCTGTAAATTTCTCATCTCAAGTAGTCTGTCATCAAAAAGTATGCATTGTTGGAAGTGGACCTGCAGGATTTTACACTGCTCAACATCTTCTTAAG AATTGCCCAACCCTTGAAATAGATATGTTTGAAAAGCTACCTGTGCCTTTTGGATTGGTCAG atatggGGTAGCCCCAGATCATCCTGATGTGAAAAACGTGATAAATACATTCACGGCTATTGCCAAGTCTGGTAGGCTACAGTTTGTTGGAAATGTTACAGTTGGAAAAGATGTTACCCTAAATGATTTGAGAAATGCTTATGATGTAGTGGTTTTG GCTTATGGTGCTGCACAAGACAGGTGGTTAGGCATTTCTGGAGAAAATTTATGTAATGTAGTGTCTGCAAGAAAATTTGTGGGGTGGTATAATGGGTTACCTGAAGAAAGCCATCTTAAGTTTGATTTGGATGCTGAAACAGCTGTTATTATAGGACAAGGAAATGTTGCATTGGATATTGCCAGAATACTTCTCACTCCAATAGATATGTTAAAG aAAACTGATATTGCTCAACATGCTTTAGAAGCTCTTAGccgaagtaaaataaaaaatgttaaaattgtcGGAAGACGAGGACCTTTGCAG GTCGCTTTTACCATCAAGGAATTGAGAGAAATGATTAAACTTCCAGGAAATTCCTATCGGATTCATCTTGAAAATCCGGAATATATCGATGCATGTCTTCCta AAACCTCTAGGCCTAGAAAAAGACTCACAGAATTGATGCTGCAATCTTCCAGTATGAAGCGATCAGAAGAGGACTCGTCAAAGCAATGGGAGTTAATTTTTCATCGAACTCCGATAAAAATAGTCGGAGACTCAAACGCGAATAAAGTTAACGGATTAGTGGTAGGCATCAATCACTTAACGGGAGATGACTGGGAGAATCCTCAAGTAGAAGATACAGGTCTTAGAGAAACTATACCTTGTggaatgattttaaaaagcatCGGATATAAGAGCCTTCCCTTGTCCGATGAACTACCTTTTGACCATGCCAAAGGGATTATTCGCCAAACAGAAGGAAGAGTAGAAGGAATGCAAG GGGTATTCTGCAGTGGATGGGTGGCAAGCGGACCTGTTGGAGTCATAGCATCAACTATGCAAAGTGGTCATGATGTCGGAAAGAGAATTAttgaagatttaaaaaatggaattgttGGAACTGGGACAAGGAAACCAGGCCGTGATGCTATTTTATCCCAACTTGAAGCAAGAAATGTTGAACCTGTAACATTTGTAGAATGGGAAGCCTTGGATAACGAAGAGCGTGAACGTGGTAAATATCAGAAAAAACCACGCGAAAAGATAGTTGACGTTAGAGAAATGATAGATATTGCCAAAAAGGGACAATCATAA
- the LOC124329320 gene encoding NADPH:adrenodoxin oxidoreductase, mitochondrial-like isoform X3 produces the protein MFEKLPVPFGLVRYGVAPDHPDVKNVINTFTAIAKSGRLQFVGNVTVGKDVTLNDLRNAYDVVVLAYGAAQDRWLGISGENLCNVVSARKFVGWYNGLPEESHLKFDLDAETAVIIGQGNVALDIARILLTPIDMLKKTDIAQHALEALSRSKIKNVKIVGRRGPLQVAFTIKELREMIKLPGNSYRIHLENPEYIDACLPKTSRPRKRLTELMLQSSSMKRSEEDSSKQWELIFHRTPIKIVGDSNANKVNGLVVGINHLTGDDWENPQVEDTGLRETIPCGMILKSIGYKSLPLSDELPFDHAKGIIRQTEGRVEGMQGVFCSGWVASGPVGVIASTMQSGHDVGKRIIEDLKNGIVGTGTRKPGRDAILSQLEARNVEPVTFVEWEALDNEERERGKYQKKPREKIVDVREMIDIAKKGQS, from the exons ATGTTTGAAAAGCTACCTGTGCCTTTTGGATTGGTCAG atatggGGTAGCCCCAGATCATCCTGATGTGAAAAACGTGATAAATACATTCACGGCTATTGCCAAGTCTGGTAGGCTACAGTTTGTTGGAAATGTTACAGTTGGAAAAGATGTTACCCTAAATGATTTGAGAAATGCTTATGATGTAGTGGTTTTG GCTTATGGTGCTGCACAAGACAGGTGGTTAGGCATTTCTGGAGAAAATTTATGTAATGTAGTGTCTGCAAGAAAATTTGTGGGGTGGTATAATGGGTTACCTGAAGAAAGCCATCTTAAGTTTGATTTGGATGCTGAAACAGCTGTTATTATAGGACAAGGAAATGTTGCATTGGATATTGCCAGAATACTTCTCACTCCAATAGATATGTTAAAG aAAACTGATATTGCTCAACATGCTTTAGAAGCTCTTAGccgaagtaaaataaaaaatgttaaaattgtcGGAAGACGAGGACCTTTGCAG GTCGCTTTTACCATCAAGGAATTGAGAGAAATGATTAAACTTCCAGGAAATTCCTATCGGATTCATCTTGAAAATCCGGAATATATCGATGCATGTCTTCCta AAACCTCTAGGCCTAGAAAAAGACTCACAGAATTGATGCTGCAATCTTCCAGTATGAAGCGATCAGAAGAGGACTCGTCAAAGCAATGGGAGTTAATTTTTCATCGAACTCCGATAAAAATAGTCGGAGACTCAAACGCGAATAAAGTTAACGGATTAGTGGTAGGCATCAATCACTTAACGGGAGATGACTGGGAGAATCCTCAAGTAGAAGATACAGGTCTTAGAGAAACTATACCTTGTggaatgattttaaaaagcatCGGATATAAGAGCCTTCCCTTGTCCGATGAACTACCTTTTGACCATGCCAAAGGGATTATTCGCCAAACAGAAGGAAGAGTAGAAGGAATGCAAG GGGTATTCTGCAGTGGATGGGTGGCAAGCGGACCTGTTGGAGTCATAGCATCAACTATGCAAAGTGGTCATGATGTCGGAAAGAGAATTAttgaagatttaaaaaatggaattgttGGAACTGGGACAAGGAAACCAGGCCGTGATGCTATTTTATCCCAACTTGAAGCAAGAAATGTTGAACCTGTAACATTTGTAGAATGGGAAGCCTTGGATAACGAAGAGCGTGAACGTGGTAAATATCAGAAAAAACCACGCGAAAAGATAGTTGACGTTAGAGAAATGATAGATATTGCCAAAAAGGGACAATCATAA
- the LOC124329322 gene encoding protein canopy homolog 3-like gives MYFFLRYSWLVSFYILISFAIGEDVKYATPCEVCKIVAGELEDRLKETGKSHENIETGYSIEAKKAKKKYIKSELRLVESLEGLCERILDYRMHKERTDTSRFSKEMSQTFKTLHGLVAKGVKVDLGIPHEMWDKPPAEVTHLKTQCESLIEDYEERIEEWYNHQQDNMDLQNYLCRQHVLPKSQQKCLDEKGETKVKNEL, from the exons atgtatttctttttgagaTATTCTTGGTTGGTCAGTTTTTATATTCTTATTAGTTTTGCCATTGGTGAAGACGTTAAGTATGCCACTCCATGTGAAGTTTGTAAAATAGTTGCCGGTGAACTTGAAGACAGACTCAAGGAAACTGGTAAAAGCCACGAAAACATCGAAACAGGCTACAGCATTGAAGctaaaaaggcaaaaaagaaatatatcaAATC GGAGCTTAGATTAGTTGAATCTCTTGAAGGACTTTGTGAAAGAATTCTTGATTACCGAATGCATAAAGAAAGGACAGATACATCtagattttcaaaagaaatgagcCAAACTTTTAAAACACTCCATGGTTTGGT TGCAAAAGGTGTTAAAGTTGATTTAGGAATTCCTCATGAGATGTGGGACAAACCACCAGCAGAAGTTACCCATCTGAAAACTCAG TGTGAATCTTTAATAGAAGATTATGAAGAAAGAATAGAAGAGTGGTACAACCACCAACAAGATAATATGGATTTACAGAACTATTTGTGTCGACAGCATGTTTTGCCCAAAAGCCAACAAAAATGCCTCGATGAAAAGGGTGAAACAAAAGTCAAGAATGAATTATAG